A stretch of DNA from Arachis hypogaea cultivar Tifrunner chromosome 19, arahy.Tifrunner.gnm2.J5K5, whole genome shotgun sequence:
agaaatttattattattgcttctAAGAATACTTGAATGAAGCCTAAGGCAAGCTGGCGAGTCTATAATAATAAGTAAGCAATATAGACATATTAATTACAAGGTGTGAATTCATGaataaaatagttttcaatcgtTGAGAAAGATGATTTGTTGCTAAGCACATTATGCGACTCACGCACGTATGCCAAATGCCAGAGGTTGACTTTGCTCAAACCAGACAAGTGGCTACGTAATTAAGTGATAGAAGAAATTATTATTAGTTTCTTAATTATGAAACACTCAGATGGATTTTCTGTGCATGTTGGTAAATAAAGAATATTTCATATGCTTCTCACCATTATTGTTAGGGATATAAGTATAATTTGTCAATAATTTTCTGTGAGAGagaattttatttgaaaataaggCGTCAATTGACCTCACAAGTTTGTTTTCAAACTAAGCAATATGTAATCAATAGGAAATTATGCCAACCCATTAAATATTAtacgagtttaattttgatggacTGACTTACTCAGTTGTGCAATCATAACTGTTCTTTTAGATTATTTATGCTGTCAATGTAAAACAGTTTTACATAttgcatcaaaattaattttttattatatatgaaaAAACTCCATTTCATCAATTGATCTCATAATGATAAGTTTCCTTTCAATATTCAACTGTGCCTAGCTAGCTATTAGGATTACCATGCCAAATTTCAATGCGTACTAAACAAGAAAATGAGATAGGCTTAAGATTCTTAAATAGTGATAAATCTAACCCGGTACCACCACCAAGAGAAGTCTGCTTGGTGCAGGCTGCttcttaaaataaaatgagtGACATAAATGCTGATTCAAGAATGGGAACAAAAGTTGatgaattttttttacttattgaATACATTATATTCCACGGACAAATCCACACGCAATTTCGATTGACCGAATCAAACTCTTAATTGAATAAAATAGTTTACTTGACTTTACGGCTAGACAAGGTTATAATAAAAAAGGTTAATTCCGAATGTCCCTGTCTCCCTCTATTTTAGCATTGCAGAAAACTGAAACCAAACAAGTCCATTACTGGATATTCCCAAAAGAGAACTCCGTAGGCAGTGCAAAGATTTAACAAGGAATCAGGTAGAGTGTAGACTGTGGGGTAGTTCTAACTATTGGAGCATCTAATCCACTCAAAGAAAGATGAGTAAAAATGACATTCACATCATCCAAGGCATCACAGCATCCCCTCTCAATTATCAAATCACATCAGTTACTTGGAACTTCCATCAAGCAGTTTTCAAGTAAAAGAAGCAATGCAAAGTTCATCACAGATACTTCTAAGTTCTAACCCTTCGTTTATTCTTGCCATCGTATCAAATATTAATACAGAAAGACCACTACTTGGCCCAAGATATGCTCCCAAATGTTATTGATCTGTTGCTGTTAACTAATATACATATTATGGAGGAAAAAGAAAGATATCACTCAAACTTATCACTAGTAATTCCTTACTTATTGATCTTAGACTTAACATTCCAACAAAGCATGAATAGCATAGCACAAAAAGTAAACCAGTCTCATATTTTCTAAGGCTTCTCAGCAACCCCTTTTCCATTTACTCATCTTTATGAGCATCAACATGAGAGGGAGTTTCAGAGTGGGCAGCTTCAGTAGGCTTAGAATCAACATCCAAATCCCGTGCAGTTTGTTTGATGGTACCGACCTTAACATACTTGGTCATAAACTTGTATTCCCAGTCTTGTAAGGCTTCAATCTCGAAAGGGCCAAGCCCAGAAATATCCCCAGTGAGGTCTTTGTCTTCAAAAGACATCTTAGCGAGAGCTCTGCTGGCATCCTTGCCTGCAAAAAGAGCATAGGGTCCACCGGGTCCGTAAAACATCCTGCAATCCAAAAACAGGGATTAAACTAGGTTTGACCAAAGGTCAACTCACAATTTCAGagttgaagaaaaaagaaaggtaCCTGCTTTGGGAGACATCATAGATCTGACCTTTGATGGCCATGAGAAGGGGCTTCTCGGGATCGGTGCCATCGTAGGCCTTGAGCTCCTCCTCAGTTACCTCACCAATCTGGACTGGCGGCTTCAGAGGTGGCATCTGCTCCTCTTCCATATCCCTCTCCCCGTGGCGCCGATAGTCCTCGTATGCTGGCGACCCGAACATCACCGAAACCACGTAGTAAACGGCAAAGAGGAGCGCCACCAGCGTGAAGAAAGTGGCCGGAGCTAGGCCTGTGTAGGCCACGATGGCCTCCTTCACCGTCTCCCATATTTGCTGCACTTCCATgcctccttcttctctctcttctcactTCTACAGACCCAACCACAGACCAGAgcgattatttttgtttttgcctttttataataaaataatacaaaatcaAATATTAGTACTATTATTAACTATTGAGTCCTGCtacaaacattttttttaaccAACTCTAACTAAATTTACATAAgtctaacaaaaaaattatgcgcataggatcatttgttttttttgctttttcgcaTGGTTTAAGTTCATGCATTTTTGTtagataatacaaaaatttattgatataaaattttactcatataatataaaattttttacacaATACACAAATTTGTATCGCAAATAA
This window harbors:
- the LOC112775873 gene encoding membrane steroid-binding protein 2, which produces MEVQQIWETVKEAIVAYTGLAPATFFTLVALLFAVYYVVSVMFGSPAYEDYRRHGERDMEEEQMPPLKPPVQIGEVTEEELKAYDGTDPEKPLLMAIKGQIYDVSQSRMFYGPGGPYALFAGKDASRALAKMSFEDKDLTGDISGLGPFEIEALQDWEYKFMTKYVKVGTIKQTARDLDVDSKPTEAAHSETPSHVDAHKDE